One Elusimicrobiota bacterium DNA window includes the following coding sequences:
- the pal gene encoding peptidoglycan-associated lipoprotein Pal, producing the protein MKIRLLVLAALPLLALSLASCVNKNVKNAAGAKTDMVTDTTTAPTLEIQESTDTAGYEANIRGGEFVSQENIVTVNFDLDSYTLSEASRQALQKNADILKTHKDWTVMVEGHCDQRGTIEYNLALGQKRAKEVRDYYVRLGVSDSALGTISYGKEKPLCSEETETCWQQNRRAETKVKAK; encoded by the coding sequence ATGAAAATCAGACTTTTAGTTTTGGCCGCTTTGCCGCTTTTAGCGCTTAGTCTTGCTTCTTGCGTCAATAAAAACGTAAAAAACGCCGCCGGCGCCAAAACCGACATGGTTACCGACACTACTACTGCCCCCACTCTTGAGATACAGGAAAGCACCGACACCGCCGGCTACGAGGCGAATATACGCGGCGGGGAATTTGTTTCACAGGAAAACATTGTAACCGTCAATTTTGATCTGGACAGCTACACGCTGTCCGAGGCGTCAAGACAGGCCCTGCAGAAAAACGCCGATATACTGAAGACCCACAAAGACTGGACCGTGATGGTGGAAGGCCATTGCGACCAGCGCGGAACGATCGAATACAATCTGGCGCTTGGCCAGAAAAGGGCCAAAGAGGTGCGCGACTACTACGTCCGCCTTGGCGTTTCCGACAGCGCGCTCGGCACCATTTCCTACGGCAAGGAAAAACCCCTTTGCAGCGAGGAAACTGAAACCTGCTGGCAGCAGAACAGACGCGCTGAGACCAAAGTAAAGGCAAAGTAA
- the bamD gene encoding outer membrane protein assembly factor BamD: protein MVKLKHLLLFPALIAAAGCVATQHDMLQMQSQMDDLNTNLNNMQKNQADLAVKMDNLSTSLNVFSESLKDITSRMEKLSSRLDEVDSGMNKRVNAIGQTIKKQQEEVETALLPAKIYNDAYSAFLNNNFDASVSGFKNYLSRFPAGDMAEGAYYYLGESLYLKGHWKEAAMSYGTTLEKYPKSQRVPVVRLKYALSILKLPEDKKGEAISYLQSIETDFPKSAEAKTAREYLLKLNPAKADAHKAKPAHH from the coding sequence ATGGTAAAACTAAAACACCTGCTTTTGTTTCCGGCGCTGATAGCCGCCGCCGGCTGCGTGGCCACCCAGCATGACATGCTGCAGATGCAGAGCCAGATGGATGACCTGAACACCAATCTTAACAACATGCAAAAAAATCAGGCGGACCTGGCCGTGAAGATGGACAATCTCTCCACAAGCCTGAATGTGTTCTCGGAAAGCCTGAAAGACATCACCTCGCGCATGGAAAAACTTTCCTCGCGCCTTGATGAAGTGGACTCGGGCATGAACAAGCGAGTGAACGCCATAGGGCAGACCATAAAAAAACAGCAGGAAGAGGTGGAAACCGCCCTGCTTCCCGCCAAAATATATAACGACGCGTACTCCGCTTTCCTCAACAATAACTTTGACGCCTCCGTCAGCGGCTTTAAGAATTATCTCTCCCGCTTCCCCGCGGGCGATATGGCGGAAGGCGCTTATTATTACCTGGGGGAATCGCTATACCTCAAGGGACACTGGAAAGAGGCGGCCATGTCCTACGGCACCACTCTTGAGAAATATCCCAAATCACAGCGCGTGCCGGTAGTCCGGCTTAAATACGCGCTTTCCATATTGAAACTGCCGGAAGATAAAAAAGGCGAGGCCATCAGTTACCTGCAATCCATAGAAACGGATTTTCCAAAATCAGCCGAGGCTAAAACAGCAAGAGAGTATCTTTTAAAGCTTAACCCCGCCAAGGCCGACGCGCACAAGGCAAAACCCGCGCACCATTAA
- a CDS encoding SDR family oxidoreductase — protein sequence MKKRLWLVTGGAGFIGSNITEELIKRGERVRVFDNFSTGRKENLEPFAGKFELVKGDLRQPPDLVRAMKGVTYVLHQAAFRSVPKSVDNPRAANDNNATGTLNALMAAKKAGVRRFVYAATSSAYGECRVFPQKESLPTAPVSPYAVSKLAGEHYCHVFAKTYGLETVALRYFNVFGPRQNPESVYSAVIPKFMELAAQGRPLEVHWDGRQSRDFTFVSNVVDGNIRAALAPGVSGKVYNVATGSNISLLDIVRELERILDRKIEKVFLPKRRGDIRKTYADITRARRELGFKPLVMFPEGIKLTWDYFFKKFNGDKQ from the coding sequence ATGAAAAAACGGCTTTGGCTGGTTACCGGCGGGGCGGGTTTCATAGGCTCCAACATAACGGAAGAACTTATAAAAAGAGGGGAGCGGGTGCGTGTTTTTGATAATTTCTCCACCGGCAGGAAAGAGAACCTGGAACCTTTTGCCGGTAAATTTGAACTGGTAAAAGGCGATTTGCGACAGCCCCCGGACCTTGTCCGCGCCATGAAGGGTGTTACTTATGTTCTGCATCAGGCGGCTTTCCGTTCCGTGCCCAAGTCCGTTGACAATCCCCGCGCCGCTAACGATAATAACGCCACCGGCACGCTTAACGCTTTAATGGCGGCAAAAAAAGCGGGGGTGAGACGTTTTGTGTATGCGGCCACAAGTTCCGCTTACGGGGAATGCCGCGTGTTCCCGCAGAAGGAAAGTTTGCCGACCGCGCCGGTATCGCCTTACGCGGTGAGCAAACTGGCCGGGGAGCATTATTGCCACGTGTTCGCGAAAACTTACGGGCTTGAAACCGTGGCGCTGCGCTATTTCAACGTGTTCGGACCAAGGCAGAATCCGGAATCCGTTTACTCGGCTGTCATTCCGAAGTTCATGGAGCTGGCAGCGCAGGGCCGTCCCCTTGAGGTGCACTGGGACGGCAGGCAGTCCCGCGATTTCACCTTTGTCAGCAATGTGGTGGACGGTAATATACGCGCGGCCCTGGCGCCAGGGGTTTCCGGCAAGGTGTATAATGTAGCCACCGGGTCAAACATCTCGCTTCTGGATATTGTCAGGGAACTTGAGCGTATTCTTGACCGGAAAATAGAAAAGGTTTTTCTGCCGAAGCGCCGCGGCGATATCCGTAAGACTTACGCGGATATTACCCGCGCCCGCAGGGAGCTGGGCTTTAAGCCGCTGGTGATGTTCCCGGAGGGCATCAAGCTTACCTGGGATTATTTTTTTAAAAAGTTCAACGGAGATAAACAATGA
- a CDS encoding thymidine kinase, with translation MIFNVSSGSGWIEVVCGSMFSGKTQELIRRLKLANIARQKVQVFNSHLDTRYSKEHLVSHDKTMLAAKPVKTAKEILKEIAPDTQVVGIDEAHFFGEEIVEVCQKLADSGKRVIVAGLDQDYRGSAFLNMARLMAVSEFVTKNLAICMVCGNPAHFSQRLSDSGRRIEVGSGDKYEARCRKCFKPEK, from the coding sequence ATGATCTTTAATGTTTCGTCGGGGTCCGGTTGGATCGAAGTGGTCTGCGGCAGCATGTTTTCCGGCAAGACCCAGGAACTGATACGGCGCCTTAAACTGGCGAACATCGCCCGGCAGAAGGTGCAGGTTTTTAATTCTCATCTGGATACGCGCTACTCCAAGGAGCATTTGGTGTCGCACGACAAGACTATGCTGGCGGCTAAGCCCGTAAAAACCGCTAAGGAGATCCTTAAAGAAATAGCTCCGGACACGCAGGTGGTGGGTATAGATGAGGCGCACTTTTTCGGGGAAGAAATAGTGGAAGTCTGCCAGAAGCTCGCGGATTCTGGTAAGCGCGTGATAGTGGCGGGCCTGGACCAGGACTACCGCGGCTCGGCGTTTTTAAACATGGCAAGGCTTATGGCCGTGTCGGAGTTCGTGACCAAGAACCTGGCGATCTGCATGGTTTGCGGCAACCCCGCACATTTCAGCCAGCGTTTAAGCGACAGCGGCCGCAGGATAGAGGTGGGTTCGGGAGACAAATACGAAGCCCGCTGCAGAAAGTGCTTCAAGCCTGAAAAGTAA
- a CDS encoding transposase — MYIPKDSNTPKLFPDFFHLGVKLDSSNRWLKLASIIPWERLDELYGRYFSETGRPAKDSRLVCGLLILKQLKNLSDDEAVNEFKENPYIQAFCGCEYFVTENAPASGLLSERRKRLGEDFFDYLEGDVARILREQKFVRPKSRAQERPGILGSIITSIRGLFGK; from the coding sequence ATGTACATCCCTAAAGACAGCAACACCCCCAAACTTTTCCCGGACTTTTTCCATCTGGGCGTCAAGCTTGATTCTTCCAACCGCTGGCTGAAGCTGGCTTCGATCATCCCGTGGGAGCGTCTTGATGAGCTCTACGGACGCTATTTTTCAGAGACAGGCCGCCCCGCCAAAGATTCGCGGCTCGTTTGCGGACTTCTCATTCTTAAACAACTCAAGAACCTGTCGGACGACGAGGCCGTCAACGAGTTCAAGGAAAATCCTTACATACAGGCCTTTTGCGGCTGCGAGTATTTCGTGACGGAGAATGCGCCGGCTTCCGGGCTTCTTTCGGAGCGCAGGAAGCGTCTCGGAGAGGATTTTTTTGATTACCTTGAAGGCGACGTGGCCAGGATACTCCGAGAGCAGAAATTTGTCCGCCCGAAATCGCGCGCCCAGGAAAGGCCCGGCATCCTGGGTTCCATCATCACCTCCATCCGCGGTCTGTTCGGAAAATAA
- a CDS encoding PD-(D/E)XK nuclease family protein: protein MITILKLLDDNFFHQFEKYADNNSVLDIFQDLINENAFSRIIAYFLNSGESHGLGDYFLKQFLLIFKKDVKSCDSLESNTSSPWKTHENKFLDILVTVKDSQSKGASKTILALGIENKVFAKERDAQLSDYQKALIHSFPKSPKLLVFLNPLGKAPKTASDKLASNCLVRALSYKELLPVALHSQARCQNADAKMLLKAFPIYIEKHILECTNGGTVKSSIKTKISSSPRRQNALELIRKNIFLPNLRNLIYEYLVRELKTEYPSAYIAWHHPRATPYPREFNISLQGLYQDDFEVYYQLHSDDNSATFTIRLMAWCGKKDGSGQSPKYVEYAENMRKAVKSKLPKLEGTMKQWPCWRCIWAGPEYKIADSDITNVESEGLKKFVLDVIDNTYKPVVSYLHKHKI from the coding sequence ATGATTACTATCTTAAAGCTGCTAGATGACAATTTCTTTCACCAATTTGAGAAATATGCTGACAACAACTCAGTATTGGATATTTTTCAAGATCTTATTAATGAGAATGCTTTTTCAAGAATTATTGCGTATTTTTTAAATAGCGGTGAGTCACATGGTTTAGGGGATTATTTTCTTAAACAATTTCTTTTGATTTTCAAGAAGGATGTTAAATCTTGTGACTCACTTGAGTCCAACACTTCTTCTCCTTGGAAAACACATGAGAATAAATTCCTTGATATATTAGTTACAGTTAAAGATTCTCAGAGCAAGGGGGCGAGCAAAACAATATTGGCTTTAGGAATAGAAAATAAAGTTTTTGCAAAAGAAAGAGATGCTCAATTATCCGACTATCAGAAAGCTCTCATACATTCTTTTCCGAAATCACCCAAATTATTGGTCTTCCTTAATCCATTGGGAAAAGCTCCAAAAACCGCAAGCGATAAATTAGCATCTAACTGTCTGGTTCGTGCACTATCTTATAAAGAATTACTCCCCGTTGCGTTACACTCTCAAGCAAGGTGCCAGAACGCAGATGCGAAAATGTTACTCAAAGCGTTTCCGATTTATATTGAAAAGCATATTTTAGAGTGCACAAACGGAGGGACTGTGAAAAGTTCTATAAAAACAAAGATTTCCAGTAGTCCGAGAAGACAAAATGCTTTAGAACTGATTAGGAAAAATATTTTTTTACCAAATTTGAGAAATTTAATCTACGAGTATTTGGTGCGAGAATTAAAGACTGAATATCCAAGCGCATATATTGCATGGCATCATCCTAGGGCAACACCATATCCCCGAGAATTCAACATTTCACTTCAAGGCTTGTATCAAGATGATTTTGAGGTTTATTACCAGTTACATTCGGATGATAACTCAGCCACTTTTACTATTAGACTAATGGCATGGTGTGGTAAAAAGGATGGTTCTGGTCAGTCGCCTAAATATGTCGAATACGCGGAAAATATGCGAAAGGCTGTCAAATCAAAATTGCCGAAACTCGAAGGCACCATGAAGCAATGGCCTTGTTGGAGGTGTATCTGGGCAGGTCCTGAGTATAAGATTGCTGATAGTGACATTACAAATGTGGAATCCGAGGGACTTAAAAAATTTGTGCTCGATGTAATCGATAATACCTACAAACCTGTTGTTTCATATCTTCACAAACATAAAATATAA
- a CDS encoding polyprenyl synthetase family protein, which translates to MLKTDGLALSLKRVDDGIGGLLRGIDPSVFDISRIPFNFLGKAARARFSILMGDALGIKRPLSERVGIAAELTHTASLLHDDCVDKASTRRGVPTLNASLGVNKAILVGDLLIAIAFDRAAQAAPGAAEELVNSVHRMTEGALLEENSKGLGMSEEEIYRIIALKTGSLFRWCALTLSRLAKKPALFEPCARLGEETGVCFQLVDDALDFESEASNSGKDRFKDIFDGKRTLPLILALKDKVSGPELEKLMAAFSASGSRDLISVMRAADIVVKRGFAKAAREKARERARAAIFPLVELLPEKDRAAELKNYINALTERTA; encoded by the coding sequence ATGCTTAAAACTGACGGCCTTGCGCTCTCGCTGAAACGGGTAGATGACGGGATCGGCGGGCTTTTGCGCGGCATCGACCCTTCTGTTTTTGACATAAGCCGGATTCCTTTCAATTTTCTTGGCAAGGCCGCCAGGGCCCGCTTTTCAATCCTGATGGGGGACGCCCTTGGCATCAAACGCCCGCTCTCGGAGCGCGTGGGCATTGCCGCCGAACTTACGCACACGGCCTCTCTTTTGCATGACGACTGCGTAGACAAAGCCTCCACCAGAAGGGGCGTTCCCACGCTTAACGCGTCTTTGGGCGTCAATAAGGCCATACTTGTCGGCGACCTGCTGATAGCCATTGCCTTTGACCGGGCGGCGCAGGCGGCGCCTGGCGCGGCCGAAGAGCTGGTGAACTCCGTACACCGCATGACCGAAGGCGCTCTGCTTGAGGAAAATTCAAAAGGCCTGGGCATGAGCGAGGAAGAAATTTATCGCATTATCGCTTTAAAAACCGGCTCTTTGTTCCGCTGGTGCGCGCTCACCCTGTCCCGCCTTGCAAAAAAGCCGGCCCTGTTCGAGCCCTGCGCCCGTCTTGGGGAGGAAACAGGCGTCTGCTTTCAACTGGTGGACGACGCGCTTGATTTTGAAAGCGAAGCGTCAAACTCCGGCAAGGACAGATTTAAAGATATTTTTGACGGTAAACGCACCCTGCCGCTTATTTTGGCGCTTAAAGATAAAGTTTCCGGACCGGAGCTTGAAAAGCTCATGGCCGCTTTTTCCGCCTCCGGCTCAAGAGATTTGATAAGCGTGATGCGCGCGGCCGACATAGTGGTAAAAAGAGGCTTTGCCAAAGCCGCCCGGGAAAAAGCGCGCGAACGGGCGCGGGCCGCCATCTTTCCGCTGGTAGAGCTGCTGCCGGAAAAAGACCGTGCCGCAGAATTAAAAAATTACATAAACGCGCTGACCGAGAGGACGGCGTAA
- a CDS encoding DPP IV N-terminal domain-containing protein — MKKSVILAIFLLFRAGAARAETEVYIGVENQREVPKTALALASFLPSRLDSPEDLKLAETFRDIVRSDLLYSRYFDLKEEPLNTVNLSSGPEAMAFWKNLAGHLITAKASDLGKVWTFSGRIYDLETGKVLLDKYYQGEPRALRRAAHLFADDAVLRLTGRRGIAHSKLAFANNTTGNKEIYSIDYDGENLIRLTHDKSIALLPRWSQDASRIYYTTYRYNNPDMFEIDMKAGKIRPFTTFQGLNIPGGISPDGMTMVMTLSRGDDPNIYALDVVTKALKKLLTNFAVSSSPTYSPDGKQIAFISNRSGNPQVHVLETDSGKIRRLTRLNWCDSPSWSPAGDWIVFSGRETPQENMNIFLTDLTGGQIRRLTNKAGNNEDPSWSPDGRFIAFTSTRRGRREIFIMDSDGSAPHPLTELEGNSYTPNWGP; from the coding sequence ATGAAAAAATCGGTCATTCTGGCGATATTTCTGCTTTTCCGCGCGGGAGCCGCCCGCGCGGAGACGGAAGTTTATATAGGCGTGGAAAACCAGAGAGAAGTCCCCAAAACCGCGCTTGCACTGGCCTCTTTTTTACCCTCGCGCTTAGACTCGCCTGAGGACCTGAAGCTGGCTGAAACTTTCCGCGATATAGTGCGTTCGGATCTGCTTTACTCCAGATATTTCGATTTAAAAGAAGAACCGTTGAATACCGTCAATTTAAGTTCCGGTCCTGAAGCCATGGCATTTTGGAAAAACCTGGCGGGACATCTTATTACGGCCAAAGCTTCGGACCTGGGAAAAGTATGGACATTCTCAGGAAGGATTTATGACCTGGAAACCGGCAAGGTACTGCTTGACAAGTATTATCAGGGCGAGCCGCGCGCCCTCAGACGCGCGGCGCATCTTTTCGCGGACGACGCTGTGCTGCGTCTGACCGGGCGCAGGGGCATCGCCCATTCAAAGCTCGCCTTCGCGAATAACACCACCGGCAACAAGGAAATTTACTCCATTGACTACGACGGTGAAAACCTCATCCGGCTCACCCACGACAAATCAATAGCCCTTTTGCCGCGCTGGTCACAGGACGCTTCGCGCATTTATTACACCACTTACCGTTACAACAACCCCGACATGTTCGAAATTGACATGAAAGCCGGCAAGATCCGACCCTTCACCACCTTTCAGGGCCTCAATATTCCCGGCGGCATCTCGCCCGACGGAATGACCATGGTAATGACTTTGTCGCGGGGCGACGACCCCAATATCTACGCTCTTGACGTGGTTACTAAAGCGCTGAAAAAACTCCTGACCAATTTCGCGGTAAGTTCCTCGCCCACCTATTCTCCCGACGGCAAACAGATAGCCTTTATTTCGAACCGCTCCGGCAACCCGCAGGTGCATGTGCTTGAAACGGATTCCGGCAAAATACGCCGCCTGACCCGCCTGAACTGGTGTGATTCGCCCTCATGGTCCCCCGCGGGCGACTGGATAGTGTTTTCCGGGCGCGAAACCCCCCAGGAGAACATGAATATTTTTCTGACCGACCTCACGGGCGGCCAAATACGGCGCCTCACAAATAAAGCGGGGAACAATGAAGACCCCTCCTGGTCACCCGATGGCCGTTTTATAGCTTTTACCTCAACAAGACGCGGCCGCAGAGAAATTTTCATAATGGATTCCGACGGCAGCGCCCCGCATCCCCTTACCGAACTTGAAGGTAATTCCTATACCCCTAACTGGGGGCCGTAG